In Gadus chalcogrammus isolate NIFS_2021 chromosome 11, NIFS_Gcha_1.0, whole genome shotgun sequence, a single window of DNA contains:
- the tlr18 gene encoding toll-like receptor 18: MFWTLLSRSVLICGLVTSHSLTTPTVPTTISKEGPCRIYNSGRSADCLGRQLDRIPWRQFPSTLEKVDLSYNKLQAVYAEDFQNLPHLQVLQLQFNNLSHIDEDAFKHNPILESLNIFNNSLREIPASALISLMNLKKLDMSNNLYKRATLVEGFSKLVKLKVLSMGGPLVMGLKKGDFQPLKNIKLQGFAIKCTSNLSFYELGSLEVIQTQQMGFDMAIDQRPQALPLMLSDIANKTFTAIQFRNLFGFMYFSGKEDIFFNLRYVKAYQLIFHRGKFNENLLRMALRNIQEANIVKRLRLQYIDFARSPTFEDSGGGSSITNLKLDGLDLWYISNPDVLRFDWRFTWFNKVKQLSLQYVYFNSVPCDAWAEMGSAETLDVSNNRLQDSVLYNKRCDYTGSVPHVRIFNVSTNSLVSLKEMSYLTQEFKRLEVLDLSHNMLGSFEGSRDCVWKPNITRLIAHHNQFVSEALQCLPTTMQFLDLSNCGLGQLDMTFFNRTTQLIELLLSGNKIKFIPPHWRSAYLRSLTLDGNSFGVISVESFREMPLLSQLSAGNNPYHCTCELHAFIQQTQSQGKVTLTEWPENYKCYHPEPFLNTIIANYLPAHVACDIRLVVVISVAVTAAVVMILMLICYIFNIPWYAKATYQIVRAKYRAHKERAAGEGEVFVYHAFISYCHSDGDWVRDQLLPCLENNRDPYRLCIHERDFMPGKWIIDNIIDNIENSRKVIFVLSRHFVNSEWCNYELYFAQQRAMGKTFSDVILVVMEPIDPHSLPSKYCKLKKMLSTKTYLEWPQQPKHQPFFWAQLKSVLGKPSLTRGRAGSTRSRADSEGRVSMIEPPMEVDQPDHGVNKAELHGEEIETYKELFLKPIPIATQDNAIYTMTSQLESAMEGLIKVFHSYSSKEGDKYKLSKAEMKSLLQGELSEFLAGSSDPLVVEKIMRDLDENQDGEVDFQEFVVLVAALTVACNEFFIQSQLK; encoded by the exons ATGTTTTGGACATTGCTGAGCCGAAGTGTTCTAATCTGTGGATTGGTAACATCTCATTCCCTGACCACGCCCACGGTCCCCACGACCATCTCCAAAGAAGGACCTTGTCGTATTTACAACTCTGGCCGTTCTGCAGACTGCCTGGGAAGACAGCTCGACCGCATTCCCTGGAGACAATTTCCCTCCACACTGGAGAAGGTGGATCTCTCCTACAACAAACTTCAGGCTGTCTATGCTGAAGACTTCCAGAATCTCCCCCATCTTCAGGTCCTTCAGCTGCAGTTCAATAACCTTTCCCACATTGATGAAGATGCCTTCAAGCACAACCCCATCCTGGAGTCTCTAAATATATTCAACAACTCCCTGCGTGAGATCCCTGCCTCAGCTCTGATTTCGCTTATGAATCTCAAAAAACTCGACATGTCTAATAACCTCTACAAACGTGCCACCTTAGTGGAAGGCTTCTCCAAACTGGTCAAACTCAAAGTCCTTTCCATGGGAGGACCCCTGGTCATGGGACTCAAAAAGGGGGACTTTCAGCCATtgaaaaacattaaattacAAGGCTTTGCTATCAAGTGCACTTCCAATTTGAGCTTCTATGAACTTGGTAGTTTAGAGGTGATCCAGACACAGCAGATGGGATTTGATATGGCAATTGACCAAAGACCTCAGGCTCTCCCTTTAATGCTGAGTGATATTGCAAACAAGACCTTCACTGCCATTCAGTTCCGCAACCTATTTGGGTTCATGTACTTCTCGGGCAAGGAAGACATTTTCTTCAATTTAAGGTACGTTAAGGCCTACCAGCTCATCTTTCATCGTGGAAAGTTCAACGAGAATCTTCTACGGATGGCCTTAAGGAACATACAGGAGGCCAACATTGTTAAGAGACTGAGGCTTCAGTACATCGACTTTGCTCGTTCACCTACGTTTGAAGACAGCGGTGGAGGATCCAGCATAACAAACCTTAAATTGGATGGATTGGATCTGTG GTACATCAGTAATCCTGATGTGCTGCGATTTGACTGGCGCTTCACTTGGTTCAACAAGGTAAAGCAGCTGTCCCTCCAGTATGTGTACTTCAACTCGGTGCCGTGTGATGCCTGGGCAGAGATGGGGAGTGCGGAGACGCTGGACGTTTCCAACAACCGTCTGCAGGACTCTGTGCTCTACAACAAGAGGTGCGACTACACGGGTAGTGTGCCCCATGTTCGCATCTTCAACGTGAGCACCAACAGCCTTGTCAGCCTGAAGGAGATGTCATACTTGACTCAGGAGTTTAAGCGACTAGAGGTTCTTGATCTGAGCCACAACATGCTGGGTTCCTTTGAGGGAAGCAGGGATTGCGTGTGgaagccaaacatcaccagaCTGATCGCTCACCACAACCAGTTTGTGAGTGAGGCCCTGCAGTGTCTGCCCACCACCATGCAGTTCCTTGACCTGTCCAACTGCGGCCTGGGCCAGCTGGACATGACCTTCTTCAACCGAACCACCCAGCTCATTGAACTGCTACTCAGTGGCAATAAAATCAAGTTCATCCCTCCGCACTGGCGGAGCGCCTACCTGCGTTCACTTACTCTGGACGGCAACTCGTTTGGGGTCATCAGCGTGGAATCCTTCCGGGAGATGCCTCTACTGTCTCAACTCAGTGCCGGCAATAACCCCTACCATTGCACATGCGAGCTCCATGCCTTCATCCAGCAGACCCAGTCTCAGGGGAAAGTGACCCTCACGGAGTGGCCTGAGAACTACAAGTGTTATCACCCGGAGCCCTTCCTGAACACTATCATAGCCAATTACCTCCCTGCACACGTGGCCTGTGACATACGGCTGGTGGTGGTCATCTCGGTTGCCGTGACGGCCGCCGTGGTGATGATACTGATGCTGATTTGCTACATTTTCAATATTCCATGGTATGCAAAGGCCACCTACCAAATTGTCAGGGCGAAATACAGAGCCCACAAGGAGAGGGcggccggggagggggaggtcttTGTGTACCACGCCTTCATATCCTACTGTCACTCAGACGGAGACTGGGTCAGGGATCAGCTCCTGCCCTGCCTGGAGAACAACAGGGACCCGTACCGTCTGTGTATTCACGAGAGGGACTTCATGCCTGGAAAGTGGATCATCGACAACATCATCGACAACATTGAAAACAGCCGAAAG GTGATTTTTGTACTCTCCCGGCACTTTGTGAACAGTGAGTGGTGCAACTACGAGCTCTACTTCGCCCAGCAGAGAGCCATGGGCAAGACGTTCAGCGACGTCATCCTGGTGGTGATGGAGCCCATCGACCCCCACTCCCTGCCCAGCAAGTACTGCAAGCTGAAGAAGATGCTGAGCACCAAAACCTACCTGGAGTGGCCGCAGCAGCCTAAGCACCAGCCCTTCTTCTGGGCACAGCTGAAGAGCGTGCTGGGCAAGCCATCTCTGACCAGAGGCAGAGCTGGCAGTACAAGGAGCAGGGCGGACTCAGAGGGTAGGGTGTCCATGATAGAGCCCCCCATGGAGGTGGACCAGCCAGATCACGGGGTAAATAAAGCAGAGCTCCACGGAGAGGAAATTGAAACTTATAAAGAACTATTCCTCAAGCCCATCCCGATAGCA ACGCAAG ACAACGCTATCTACACGATGACTTCCCAACTGGAGAGCGCCATGGAAGGCCTGATCAAAGTGTTCCACTCCTACTCGTCCAAGGAGGGAGACAAGTACAAACTGAGCAAAGCTGAGATGAAGAGCCTTCTCCAGGGGGAACTCTCTGAGTTTTTGGCT GGAAGTAGCGATCCGCTGGTGGTGGAGAAGATCATGCGGGACCTGGATGAGAACCAGGACGGGGAGGTGGACTTCCAGGAGTTTGTGGTTCTAGTAGCGGCGCTGACCGTAGCCTGCAATGAGTTCTTCATACAGAGCCAACTGAAGTAA